GGACGCGTCGCCTTCGGTGGCGTGGCGCACAAGCCCTGGCGGATGGAGGCGGCGGAAAGCGCGATGCCTGACGGTGCATCGGCCGTGGCCGACCGGGTTTTCGCCGATGCGCGACCCCAGCCCGACAACGCCTTCAAGGTGACCCTGGCCAAGCGCACCCTGGCCGCAGCGATTTCGGAGAGCCGGGCATGAAGTTCGAACAACCCGCCGGCGCCAATCCCATCGACCAGATGAAGGTCGTGGGACGCCCCCATGATCGCATCGACGGGCCGCTGAAGACCACCGGCCGCGCGCTGTACGCCTATGAGCACCGCCAGGGCGTGGAGAACGCCGCCTATGGCTATGTGGTCGGCTCGGCCATCGCCAAGGGGCGTATCCGTTCCATCGACGCCGCCGCCGCGCTCGCCTCGCCGGGCGTGCTGGGCGTCGTCACCGCCGAAACGGCGGGCGAACTGGGCAAGGGGCAGTACAACACCGCCAGGCTGCTGGCGGGGCCGGAGGTGCAGCACTATCACCAGGCGGTGGCCGTGGTCGTGGCCGAGACCTTTGAGCAGGCGCGCGCCGCCGCCGCGAGTCTCAAGGTCGGCTATGCCCGCGCGCAGGGCCGCTTCAGCCTGGAAAACCAGCGCGCATCGGCCAAGGAGCCCGACGGCGGAAACGAGGACAAGACCTCCGGCGATTTCGACACCGCCTTCGCCGGCGCCCCGGTCACCCTGGACGAGGAGTATCACACCCCCGACCAGAGCCACGCGATGATGGAGCCGCACGCCTCCATCGCGCGCTGGAACGGCGACGAGCTGTTTGTCTGGACCTCCAACCAGATGATCGATTGGGGACGCAGCGACCTGGCCGCCACGTTGAAGATGCCCAAGGAGAAGGTGCGCATCTCGTCGCCCTATGTGGGTGGCGGTTTCGGCGGAAAGCTGTTCCTGAGAGCGGACGCGCTGCTTGCCGCCCTGGCCGCGCGCGAGGTGCGCCGACCGGTCAAGGTCGCGCTGCCGCGGCCCTTCATGGGCAACAACACGACCCATCGGCCGGCGACGGCCCAGCGCATCCGCATCGGGGCAGGGCGCGACGGTCGGATCACCGCGCTGTCGCACGAAAGCTGGAGCGGCGACCTGCCGGGCGGCGGACCCGAGACGGCGACGGGCCAGACCCAGCTGCTGTATGGCAGTCCCGCCATCGTCACCCGCCTGCGCCTGGCCGAACTGGACCTGCCGGAGGCCAACGCCATGCGCGCGCCGGGCGAGGCGCCCGGTCTGATGGCGCTCGAGATCGCCATGGACGAAATGGCCGAAAAGCTGGGCATGGACCCGGTCGCCTTTCGAGTCGTCAACGACACCCAGGTCGATCCGATGAAGCCCGAGCGGCCCTTCTCCCAGCGCCAGCTGGTGCGGTGCCTCGAGGAAGGGGCCGAGCGGTTCGGCTGGAGCCGCCGCGCGGCGCCGGGCTCAACGCAGGATGGCCGTTGGCTGGTCGGCATGGGCGTGGCCGCCGCCTTTCGCAACAACATGAACATGAAGTCCGCTGCCCGCGTGCGCCTGAGCTCGGACGGGCGGGTCACGGTTGAAACCGACATGACCGACATCGGCACCGGCAGCTACACCATCATCGCGCAGACGGCGGCCGAGATGCTGGGCGTCGATCT
The genomic region above belongs to Brevundimonas sp. PAMC22021 and contains:
- the paoC gene encoding aldehyde oxidoreductase molybdenum-binding subunit PaoC; the encoded protein is MKFEQPAGANPIDQMKVVGRPHDRIDGPLKTTGRALYAYEHRQGVENAAYGYVVGSAIAKGRIRSIDAAAALASPGVLGVVTAETAGELGKGQYNTARLLAGPEVQHYHQAVAVVVAETFEQARAAAASLKVGYARAQGRFSLENQRASAKEPDGGNEDKTSGDFDTAFAGAPVTLDEEYHTPDQSHAMMEPHASIARWNGDELFVWTSNQMIDWGRSDLAATLKMPKEKVRISSPYVGGGFGGKLFLRADALLAALAAREVRRPVKVALPRPFMGNNTTHRPATAQRIRIGAGRDGRITALSHESWSGDLPGGGPETATGQTQLLYGSPAIVTRLRLAELDLPEANAMRAPGEAPGLMALEIAMDEMAEKLGMDPVAFRVVNDTQVDPMKPERPFSQRQLVRCLEEGAERFGWSRRAAPGSTQDGRWLVGMGVAAAFRNNMNMKSAARVRLSSDGRVTVETDMTDIGTGSYTIIAQTAAEMLGVDLDRVSVVLGDSSFPVSAGSGGQWGANSATSGVYAACVKLRRTAAERLGLNPDDVVFSGGRVRSGRRSTPLGQAARDGDLVVEDTMEWGDLAERYQQSTFGAHFVEAVVDRFTGQTHIRRMLAVCAAGRILNPKTARSQVIGAMTMGVGGALMEELAVDKRVGFFVNHDLASYEVPVHADIPHQEVVFLEEADDKVSPMKAKGVGELGLCGVGAAVANAIYNATGVRIREYPITLDKYLDRLPEVA